From Aquificota bacterium, one genomic window encodes:
- the cmk gene encoding (d)CMP kinase, whose translation MKIAIDGPAGSGKSTIAKEVSKRLNLPYLNTGLIYRAFAYVCMVEGLKEGEVFKVFEMLVEVRLDVARTVVVYKGEDISHKLGSEDVGKWASQIASLPGFREKINQFFRSLVGNGQVVAEGRDAGSHIFPEADLKVFLTASPEERARRRYIQLKEEGIEVSFEEVLKAIIERDERDKNRPLYPFRPAEDAIIIDTTGLSPEEVVEKILSLVEEKV comes from the coding sequence ATGAAGATAGCAATAGATGGTCCTGCTGGAAGTGGTAAAAGCACGATAGCAAAAGAAGTTTCAAAGAGATTAAACCTTCCCTATCTTAATACCGGGCTAATATACAGGGCCTTTGCATATGTGTGCATGGTGGAAGGGCTAAAGGAGGGTGAGGTTTTTAAGGTCTTTGAGATGCTAGTTGAAGTTAGGTTGGATGTGGCAAGAACTGTGGTAGTGTATAAGGGAGAAGATATAAGCCACAAGCTTGGCTCGGAAGATGTTGGTAAATGGGCATCCCAAATAGCAAGTTTGCCGGGCTTTAGAGAAAAGATAAACCAATTCTTTAGGTCTCTTGTGGGAAATGGACAAGTTGTGGCGGAAGGGAGAGATGCGGGAAGCCACATATTCCCTGAGGCAGACCTGAAGGTTTTCCTTACGGCCTCACCGGAAGAGAGGGCAAGAAGAAGGTATATACAACTAAAAGAGGAAGGGATAGAGGTTAGCTTTGAGGAGGTGCTAAAGGCCATAATAGAGAGGGATGAGAGGGACAAAAACAGGCCCCTTTACCCATTTAGGCCCGCCGAGGATGCCATAATAATAGATACAACAGGGCTAAGCCCGGAGGAGGTTGTGGAAAAGATTTTAAGCTTGGTGGAGGAGAAGGTATAA
- a CDS encoding 3-dehydroquinate synthase II: protein MKDFWYWAQKYDKKLITTALESGAKVIWLSDPSKVQEVKSLGRVMVASKDGGDLIEGRDFAYVLIEGKEDEERAAKFPPQVKVIVETTDWTIIPLENLIAQREELYAVVKNEEEARLAIKVLEKGVKGIVLKTEDMNTIKRVGKVLEEEEERLPLVVVKITKILPLGLGDRVCVDTTSLLNRGEGMLVGNSSGGMFLVHAETEENPYVASRPFRVNAGAVHMYIRVPGNRTKYLCELSAGDPVMVYDYKGRGRLVYVGRAKVERRPMLLVEGKYENKKVSAILQNAETIRLTRPDGTPISVAELKEGDEVLGYIEETGRHFGMKVEETITEK from the coding sequence ATGAAAGACTTTTGGTATTGGGCTCAAAAGTATGATAAAAAGCTTATAACCACGGCCTTAGAATCTGGTGCAAAGGTCATATGGCTTTCTGACCCTTCAAAGGTTCAAGAGGTCAAATCCCTCGGCAGGGTAATGGTGGCTTCCAAAGATGGTGGAGACCTCATTGAGGGAAGGGATTTTGCCTATGTGCTGATAGAGGGCAAAGAGGATGAAGAGAGGGCGGCCAAGTTCCCACCACAGGTAAAGGTTATTGTAGAAACTACAGACTGGACCATCATACCCCTTGAAAACCTAATAGCCCAAAGGGAAGAACTTTACGCAGTGGTAAAGAACGAAGAGGAGGCAAGGCTTGCCATAAAGGTGCTTGAAAAGGGTGTAAAGGGCATAGTGCTAAAGACGGAGGATATGAACACCATAAAGAGGGTTGGCAAGGTGCTGGAGGAAGAAGAGGAAAGGCTTCCCCTTGTGGTGGTAAAGATAACAAAGATTTTGCCTTTGGGCCTTGGAGACAGAGTTTGTGTAGATACTACTTCTCTGCTTAACCGTGGAGAGGGTATGCTTGTAGGGAATTCATCCGGTGGTATGTTCCTTGTGCATGCCGAAACGGAAGAAAATCCTTATGTGGCCTCAAGGCCCTTCAGAGTTAATGCGGGCGCTGTGCATATGTACATAAGGGTGCCGGGAAACAGGACCAAATACTTGTGTGAACTATCTGCTGGAGACCCTGTAATGGTCTACGACTATAAGGGAAGGGGAAGGCTTGTGTATGTGGGAAGGGCAAAGGTGGAAAGAAGGCCCATGCTTTTGGTGGAAGGAAAGTATGAAAATAAAAAGGTAAGTGCCATACTACAGAACGCAGAGACCATAAGGCTAACAAGGCCCGATGGAACCCCCATATCGGTGGCCGAATTAAAGGAAGGTGATGAGGTCTTGGGCTATATAGAGGAGACTGGAAGACACTTTGGCATGAAAGTAGAAGAGACCATAACAGAAAAGTGA